The segment CGGAAGGGCTCCGCTGCACCATGTCGATGACTGATGGGAGCGAGACGAAGTAGCTGATGAACACGTGCGAGAGCAGGAGCGCGAGCACGATGTACACGCCGTGCTTGAGTAGCTTGCGCCAAACCTTGTCGAAGCTGAGCCCAGCGGCATTGCGCCGCAGCCGCTGTGCCCGCGGCCCTTCGATGAGACGCTCGATACGACGAAACACGCCCTCCAGAAAGACGGTGTGCGGGCAGGCGTAGCCGCACCACAGGCGACCTTTGATTGCCGTGACGATGAGGAGGGTCAGCCCGACCCCGCTCAGCAGGAAGAACACGAGCCAGAAGTCCTGTGCGTTGAATACGCCGCCGAACAAGTAGAAACGCCGATTGACGATGTCCATGAAGACCGCCGGATGCCCGCCGATTTTAACGAATGGGAGGACGACGTAGATCGCGATCAGCACGCTGAAGATCACATAGCGGAGGCGCGTGAAGCGGCCCTTCACGTCCGCCGGATGCACGTAGTTGCGACTACCGTCGGAACGAAGCGAGCTCGCAGGTTCTTCGATGACTGGCAGCTTTGTGGTCATGCTATGCTGCCTCTAGGGCCAGGCGCCTATTCGGCAATCTCGCCGTCCGGCTTCCAAACCACGGCGTTCTCTTCGACCGGCTTGCCGCCTTCGAGGTTCGTGTTGCGAAGCGTCAGCACGTACGCGGTGACCTGACTCACGCCCTCTTCCCCGAGGATGGCGCCCCACGGCGTCATGCCCTTTTCCGGAATGCCATTGGTGACGGTCGCGTGGATGTCGGTCGGCGCTCCGCCGTGGACCCAGTACTCATCGGTAAGGTTGGACCCGAGGCCGACGCGGCCCTGCCCCTGCTCGTGACACGCGTAGCACTGGGCCGTGAAGATTTCCTTGCCTGCGGCCACGGCGGTCTCGTCGAGCGCCAAGGCCTCGAGTGACTCATCCGTCGCGATGCCGCGTTCGGCTGCGGCGGCCGCCATCTGTTCCGCGTACACCTCCGGCTGCAGCTTCCCAATGCCGTACTCGTGGTAGTGAAACCAGTAGACTAGCCCGAAGGCGACCGCTCCATAGAACGTGAGCAGCCACCAGGTAGGCAAGTTGTTGTCGGCCTCCTCGATGTCGTCATAGACGTGGAGGATCTCGCCTTGGATTTCGTCGGTTCGTTTTTGATCACTCATGGGGTACCTCCGACTCCTCTTCGAGCGGAATGCGTGCATACCGGTCCGCCTCGGATGCTTTCATTCGCGTTGCGCGAACGATCACGACAAGAAACACGATGAAGAACAAACCCAGCGACAGCAGTGGATAGAGCAGCACGGGGCTTTGTTCGAAGAATTCGCGTGCAAAGCGGCTCATTGGGCTACCTCTTTCGCTTCGACTGCAGCGAGCGCCTTGGCTTCGGGGACACGACCCAGTCGCTGCAGATACGAGATCAGCGCCACCAATCGGCTGTTGACCACGAGCTCGCAGCCTTCGGCCGGCTCGTCACATACGGCAACCCCGGTGTCCGTGGCAATGCCTGCAGCGATCGCAGATGCTGCAGATTGCGCGCTCTGTTCAGCCGTTTGAATCTGATCGGCCCGGTACGGGACACCGATGTTCCGCATGGCTCGCAGCTTCACCTCCGTGTCGGCGAAGTCGATCGTTTCCTTCGAGAGGTGCGGGTAGGGCGGCATGTTCGAGTCGGGTGAAATCTCACGCGGGTTGATCATGTGCTTGTAGTGCCAGACATCGTTGTACTTGCCGCCGACGCGCGCTAGGTCCGGACCGATGCGGCGGGAGCCCCACTGGAAGGGATGGTCGAAAATCGAGTCGTCCATCGTCGATACCTCGCCGTAGCGTGCGGTCTCCCAA is part of the Rhodothermales bacterium genome and harbors:
- a CDS encoding c-type cytochrome: MSDQKRTDEIQGEILHVYDDIEEADNNLPTWWLLTFYGAVAFGLVYWFHYHEYGIGKLQPEVYAEQMAAAAAERGIATDESLEALALDETAVAAGKEIFTAQCYACHEQGQGRVGLGSNLTDEYWVHGGAPTDIHATVTNGIPEKGMTPWGAILGEEGVSQVTAYVLTLRNTNLEGGKPVEENAVVWKPDGEIAE
- a CDS encoding 4Fe-4S binding protein; this encodes MTTKLPVIEEPASSLRSDGSRNYVHPADVKGRFTRLRYVIFSVLIAIYVVLPFVKIGGHPAVFMDIVNRRFYLFGGVFNAQDFWLVFFLLSGVGLTLLIVTAIKGRLWCGYACPHTVFLEGVFRRIERLIEGPRAQRLRRNAAGLSFDKVWRKLLKHGVYIVLALLLSHVFISYFVSLPSVIDMVQRSPSEHPTAFTWVIVMSAILYFNFSWFREQLCLIICPYGRLQSAMTDRDTMVIG